The DNA segment GCGTGGGGGTGCGGGTAATTTGCAGCGGCGCCTGGGGCTTCGCCGGAGTGTCATCGCTCACCGAAGCCGATATCAAGAAAGCCGCCAACAAGGCCCTGCAGACGGCCAAAGCCTCCGCTACTACGGTCAAGGACAAGGTGAAATTGGCTCCGACCGAAATTTACAAAGATCATTATAAGTCGCCGTGCGAGAAAGATCCGTTCGAGGTGCCGGTACACGAAAAGATCGGACTCTTGATGGAAATTGCCGACCGTCTCCGCAGCGACAGCCGGATAAAGACGGCGGAATCATCGGCCGATTTCTACAAGACCAAGAAGATTTTCTGCTCGACCGAAGGGGCCGAAATCGAGCAGGATATTATCGAATCGGGCGCCGGGTATACGGCTATCGCCTATGATGGTAACGAGGTGCAGAAACGTTCGTATCCCAATTCGCATCGCGGTGATTTCGCCACGAGGGGGTATGAGAATGTCGAAGGATTGAAACTTCTGGAAAATGTCGATCGGACCCGGGAAGAGGCGATTCAACTTTTGACCGCCGATCCCTGTCCCAACAAGACGACCGATATTATCATCTGCGGCTCGCAATTGGCGCTTCAGGTGCATGAATCATGCGGTCACCCGACCGAGCTGGATCGGGTTCTGGGGACGGAGATTTCCCTGGCCGGCGGGTCGTTCATGCAGATCGACGGCCTCAATAAGCTGAAATACGGCTCGGATATTGTCAATATCAACGCCGATGCCACGATTCCGGGCGGGCTGGGTTCATTTGGGTATGATGACGAAGGTGTCAAGGCCCAGCGGGCGCCGATAATCCGGAACGGTGTTCATGTCGGGTACCTGACCAGCCGGGAAACGGCTCCCGTAATCGGGCAGACCTCGAACGGCACCATGCGGGCCGACGGCTGGAACCGTCTGCCGATTATCCGTATGACCAATATCAACCTGGAACCGGGGGAGTGGGAACTCGAGGATCTGATCGCCGATACCAAAGACGGAATATTTTTCGATATGAACAAATCGTGGTCAATCGATGACAAGCGCCTCAATTTCCAGTTCGGCGTGGAATGCGCCTGGGAAATTAAGGACGGCAAACTGGGCCGGATGCTGAAAAATCCGCTTTATACCGGAATGACGCCGAAATTCTGGAATTCCTGCGATGCCATCTGCAACAAGAAATACTGGCATGTCTGGGGGGTGCCCAACTGCGGCAAGGGAGAGCCGATGCAGACGGCGCGCGTGGCCCACGGCACCGCTCCCGCCCGGTTCCGCCAGATAACGGTGGGGGTGAGCAAATGACCGGAAAAGAAAAACTATTCACGCTGTTTGAAAAAGTGGCCAAGGCCAGCAAGGCCGATGAGACCGAAATTCTTTATATCGGCAACAATACCGGGCTGACCCGTTTTGCCAATTCGATCATTCACCAGAATGTGAATGAAGCCAACGCCCGGATTATTTTCCGGACTGTCTATGGGAAGAAAATCGGGGTGGCATCGACCAATTCGCTCATTCTGAATGATCTCAAAGCGACGCTTCGCAACGCGATGGAAATAGCCAAGTATCAGAAGGACAATAAATATTTCGACGGCCTTCCCGGGCCGGAAAGTTATCAGCCGGTTGATACCTATTATGATTCGACCGCGGCCTATTCTCCGAAAGATCGCGCTCGGCAGGTGAAGAAGATATTTGTCCGGGCCAATAAGCGGAAATTTCTGACGGCCGGGGCACTGACAACGGGCGACGGAGAGATAGCGGTTTTCAACACCAAAGGGGTCCGCTGTTATCAGCCGTTCACCTCAGCCTCGTTGAATATAATCGCCATGTCGGAGACGTCATCGGGTTACGCGGTCGGTCTTTCGCGCAAGGTGGAAGATATCGATCCGGTCGCTTTAGCCGATATCGCGGTGGAAAAGGCCTATATCGGGAAAAA comes from the Candidatus Zixiibacteriota bacterium genome and includes:
- a CDS encoding conserved hypothetical protein (Evidence 4 : Unknown function but conserved in other organisms); the encoded protein is MKDKLNNALEWLKGKGVDYADARMVRIESESIKVTDDTVDTFSRNVNVGVGVRVICSGAWGFAGVSSLTEADIKKAANKALQTAKASATTVKDKVKLAPTEIYKDHYKSPCEKDPFEVPVHEKIGLLMEIADRLRSDSRIKTAESSADFYKTKKIFCSTEGAEIEQDIIESGAGYTAIAYDGNEVQKRSYPNSHRGDFATRGYENVEGLKLLENVDRTREEAIQLLTADPCPNKTTDIIICGSQLALQVHESCGHPTELDRVLGTEISLAGGSFMQIDGLNKLKYGSDIVNINADATIPGGLGSFGYDDEGVKAQRAPIIRNGVHVGYLTSRETAPVIGQTSNGTMRADGWNRLPIIRMTNINLEPGEWELEDLIADTKDGIFFDMNKSWSIDDKRLNFQFGVECAWEIKDGKLGRMLKNPLYTGMTPKFWNSCDAICNKKYWHVWGVPNCGKGEPMQTARVAHGTAPARFRQITVGVSK